A stretch of Synechococcus sp. MIT S9220 DNA encodes these proteins:
- the argH gene encoding argininosuccinate lyase, whose protein sequence is MAGGVTGGGSATWSDRFEQGLHPAIERFNASIGFDIHLLQEDLDGSVAHARMLAECGVIESVEADQLCSGLEQIRAEAAAGSFNPGLDDEDVHFAVERRLIALLGPVGKKLHTGRSRNDQVGTDLRLWLRRRIDELDPQVRLFQTALLRQALEHRNTLIPGYTHLQRAQPVCLAHHLLAYVEMLERDRQRFQDVRKRVNCSPLGAAALAGTPVPIDRRSTAAALEFEGIYANSLDAVSDRDFAVEFSAAASLLMVHLSRLAEEVIFWASEECGFVRLSDRCATGSSLMPQKKNPDVPELVRGKCGRVFGHLQGLLTMIKGLPLAYNKDFQEDKEALFDVVNTSVQCIEAMTILIEEGLSFRPDRLEAAVGSDFSNATDVADYLVARQVPFREAYQIVGSVVKQCLSDGVLLRDLSLERWQQFHPSIDADLFDALAPRQVVAARLSEGGTGFERVEEQLALWSDRLGLTNH, encoded by the coding sequence ATGGCAGGTGGAGTGACGGGCGGAGGCTCCGCCACCTGGAGTGACCGGTTCGAACAGGGACTGCATCCGGCGATCGAACGCTTCAATGCCTCGATCGGCTTCGACATCCATCTCCTTCAGGAGGATCTGGATGGTTCAGTGGCCCATGCCCGCATGTTGGCTGAGTGCGGAGTCATTGAGTCGGTGGAGGCTGATCAGCTCTGCAGCGGTCTGGAACAGATCCGCGCAGAAGCGGCTGCCGGCAGCTTCAATCCCGGTCTCGACGATGAGGATGTGCACTTCGCTGTCGAGCGTCGGTTGATTGCACTGCTGGGTCCGGTGGGAAAAAAGTTGCATACCGGCCGCAGTCGCAATGATCAGGTGGGTACGGATCTGCGTCTGTGGCTTCGTCGTCGAATCGATGAGCTTGACCCGCAGGTGCGGCTGTTTCAGACCGCTCTGCTGCGTCAGGCGCTTGAGCACCGCAACACGCTGATTCCCGGTTACACCCACCTGCAGAGGGCGCAGCCCGTTTGTTTGGCGCATCACCTGCTTGCTTACGTGGAGATGCTCGAGCGGGATCGTCAACGGTTTCAGGATGTGCGCAAGCGGGTCAACTGCTCACCACTGGGTGCCGCAGCCTTGGCTGGAACGCCGGTGCCGATTGATCGGCGCAGCACTGCTGCAGCCCTGGAATTCGAGGGGATTTATGCCAACAGTCTTGATGCTGTGAGTGATCGCGATTTCGCTGTGGAGTTTTCAGCTGCAGCATCGTTGTTGATGGTGCACCTGAGCCGTCTGGCCGAGGAGGTGATCTTCTGGGCTTCGGAGGAATGCGGATTTGTGCGTCTGAGCGACCGTTGCGCCACTGGCAGCAGCCTGATGCCACAGAAGAAGAATCCTGATGTTCCTGAGCTGGTCCGTGGCAAGTGTGGTCGGGTGTTTGGTCATCTGCAGGGGCTGCTGACCATGATCAAGGGGCTGCCGCTTGCCTACAACAAGGATTTCCAGGAGGACAAGGAAGCGCTGTTTGATGTGGTGAACACCAGCGTCCAGTGCATTGAGGCGATGACGATCCTGATCGAGGAAGGGCTGAGCTTTCGTCCTGATCGGCTGGAGGCTGCTGTTGGATCAGATTTCTCCAATGCCACCGATGTAGCCGACTATCTGGTTGCCCGACAGGTCCCTTTCCGCGAGGCCTATCAAATCGTTGGTTCCGTGGTGAAGCAATGTCTGAGTGATGGAGTGTTGCTGCGTGATCTGAGCCTTGAACGTTGGCAGCAGTTTCACCCCTCGATTGACGCCGACCTGTTTGATGCTCTCGCGCCCCGTCAGGTTGTCGCCGCTCGCCTGAGTGAAGGTGGTACTGGGTTTGAGCGGGTTGAGGAGCAGTTGGCGCTCTGGAGCGATCGGCTCGGATTAACGAATCACTGA
- the ftsY gene encoding signal recognition particle-docking protein FtsY, with the protein MVYDWFNRSAEAPQPSEQPSKSEQTLDPATAQDSSGQTAPAEESPKSEPESAGAESEQAVASEEDDPLEWARQAYARLKAQKELEKNTQSVTAEPVTAEPVAESPEPSAPDAVVAASEPDAPQPSSQQQPSAPGLSLLEQAAAQRQERQQQLEQAPAPVVAEQVKPAPVQPQQTVDQSDEPSLGEFDETFTWSAEVLAAQGLRSDQITLEEIDWLGRLRQGLEKTRQGFVTGLLENLGDDPLTPEVLDDLESLLLRADAGVQATDQVLDALRRRMNEEVVDPTEGIRFLKEQLRDLLDQPTRNSGVKLLAPQRDQLNVWLMVGVNGVGKTTTLGKLANLAVRSGYSAMIAAADTFRAAAVQQVQVWGDRSDVPVIANPSSNADPAAVVFDAIGAARSKGTDLVLVDTAGRLQTKHNLMEELEKIRRVVDRLAPEAHVESLLVLDASQGQNGLKQAMAFAKTVGLTGVVITKLDGTARGGVALAVASEAGLPIRFIGAGEGIRDLRPFNSFEFVEALLAGR; encoded by the coding sequence ATGGTTTACGACTGGTTCAATCGAAGCGCCGAGGCTCCCCAGCCTTCTGAGCAGCCATCGAAGTCTGAGCAGACTCTCGATCCTGCAACTGCTCAGGACAGTTCAGGACAGACCGCACCGGCCGAAGAATCGCCGAAGTCAGAACCGGAGTCTGCTGGAGCTGAATCCGAGCAGGCCGTTGCTTCGGAAGAGGATGACCCACTTGAGTGGGCACGGCAGGCCTATGCCCGTCTGAAAGCCCAGAAGGAGCTTGAGAAGAACACGCAGTCCGTGACGGCTGAACCGGTGACTGCCGAACCGGTTGCTGAGTCTCCCGAGCCATCTGCGCCTGACGCTGTGGTTGCAGCATCGGAACCCGATGCGCCACAGCCTTCCTCACAGCAACAGCCCTCTGCCCCCGGGCTGTCTCTGCTCGAGCAGGCTGCGGCCCAGCGGCAGGAACGACAGCAGCAGTTGGAGCAGGCTCCAGCACCTGTTGTTGCTGAGCAAGTCAAGCCCGCGCCTGTTCAGCCTCAGCAGACCGTTGATCAATCCGATGAGCCCAGTCTTGGCGAGTTTGACGAAACTTTCACCTGGTCAGCAGAGGTGCTTGCCGCTCAAGGTCTTCGCTCTGATCAGATCACTCTTGAAGAGATCGATTGGCTTGGTCGTCTGCGACAGGGCCTTGAGAAGACCCGTCAGGGCTTTGTCACAGGTCTGCTGGAAAACCTCGGCGATGACCCGCTCACTCCGGAGGTGCTTGATGACCTCGAGTCGCTGCTTCTGCGCGCAGATGCTGGAGTTCAGGCCACAGACCAGGTGCTGGATGCTTTGCGTCGGCGCATGAATGAGGAGGTGGTGGATCCCACCGAGGGCATCCGCTTCCTCAAGGAACAGTTGCGTGATCTGCTCGATCAGCCCACGCGCAACAGCGGCGTGAAGTTGCTGGCTCCTCAGCGTGATCAGCTCAATGTGTGGTTGATGGTCGGTGTGAACGGTGTGGGTAAGACCACCACGCTCGGCAAACTTGCCAACCTCGCGGTCCGCAGTGGTTACTCGGCGATGATCGCAGCGGCCGACACGTTCCGTGCTGCGGCCGTACAGCAGGTGCAGGTCTGGGGAGATCGCAGTGATGTGCCGGTGATTGCCAACCCTTCGTCCAACGCTGATCCGGCGGCAGTGGTGTTCGATGCCATTGGAGCCGCCCGATCCAAGGGCACGGATCTTGTGTTGGTCGACACGGCCGGTCGCCTGCAGACGAAACACAACCTGATGGAAGAACTGGAGAAGATTCGTCGCGTCGTGGATCGTCTGGCTCCTGAAGCTCATGTGGAATCCCTGCTCGTACTGGATGCCAGTCAGGGACAAAACGGTCTTAAGCAGGCGATGGCCTTTGCCAAAACTGTTGGACTCACCGGTGTGGTGATCACCAAGCTCGATGGAACGGCCAGAGGTGGAGTGGCTCTGGCGGTGGCTTCCGAGGCCGGGTTGCCGATCCGCTTCATCGGAGCCGGTGAGGGAATCAGGGATCTGCGGCCGTTCAACAGTTTCGAGTTTGTTGAAGCACTGCTGGCTGGTCGCTGA
- a CDS encoding PP2C family protein-serine/threonine phosphatase, protein MSSNPSRRHPASSLRSGPPSLTATTSLRQLLDSLSKEQRANQELLVSIGFALRSFTNLNRFLELVPVVAARLVGVDGALLIPYQADGRLWTDQLQMQSVLRTETLLQAVINHEPGRSAGFGSDDALVLGLDRLVQSHLGSAGVFATSLVARGRQRGRLYVFNTSGSLVWSDAHRRNVQLVADLTGVAIENDQMLQEARLHERMDRQLSIGAEIQAQLLPDHCPVIEGVELAARCRPAFQVGGDYYDFIPTRPELIGRRRERGRWSLVMGDVMGKGVPAGLLMTMLRGMLRAEVLSGLPPDRILHDLNQLALEDLSQSHRFVTLFYSDFDPRTRRLRFANAAHNPPLIWRAQQRCISRLDAPGLLIGLQPEAEYGSGSTVLEPGDVLLYYTDGVTEAPGLTGDRFDEARLIRNLETACRSGTGSQGILDQLFGRLDRFVGPDRQLEDDASMVVLKVREGLMLPSVPRSPA, encoded by the coding sequence GTGAGCAGCAATCCATCACGGCGCCATCCGGCTTCTTCGCTTCGTTCGGGGCCTCCGTCACTGACGGCGACAACGTCGCTGCGTCAGTTGCTCGACAGTCTTTCCAAGGAACAGCGCGCCAATCAAGAGCTGCTGGTCTCGATTGGTTTTGCGCTGCGCAGTTTCACCAACCTCAATCGTTTCCTTGAGCTTGTGCCCGTGGTGGCTGCTCGTCTGGTGGGTGTCGATGGTGCATTGCTCATCCCGTATCAGGCTGACGGGCGTCTGTGGACTGACCAGTTGCAGATGCAGTCCGTGTTGCGGACGGAGACCCTATTGCAGGCGGTGATCAACCATGAGCCTGGACGTTCGGCCGGGTTCGGTTCCGATGATGCCCTCGTGCTTGGCCTGGATCGACTGGTGCAAAGTCACCTCGGATCGGCTGGTGTGTTCGCAACGTCTCTGGTGGCCAGAGGTCGCCAGCGCGGACGTCTCTATGTGTTCAACACGTCTGGCTCGCTGGTCTGGAGTGATGCCCACCGTCGCAATGTGCAGCTGGTGGCTGATCTCACCGGTGTTGCGATCGAAAACGATCAGATGCTCCAGGAGGCCCGCCTGCATGAGCGAATGGATCGCCAGCTCAGCATCGGTGCTGAGATTCAGGCCCAGTTGCTGCCGGATCATTGTCCCGTGATTGAGGGGGTCGAACTGGCGGCCCGTTGCCGTCCGGCTTTTCAGGTGGGTGGTGATTACTACGACTTCATCCCCACCCGACCGGAGTTGATCGGTCGTCGTCGTGAGCGAGGTCGCTGGTCGCTGGTGATGGGCGATGTGATGGGTAAGGGCGTTCCAGCCGGCCTGCTGATGACGATGCTGCGCGGCATGTTGCGTGCGGAAGTGCTGAGCGGATTACCGCCGGACCGAATCCTTCATGACCTCAACCAGCTCGCGCTTGAGGATCTATCCCAGTCGCACCGTTTTGTGACGCTGTTCTATTCAGATTTTGATCCGCGAACGCGTCGGCTTCGCTTTGCCAATGCTGCGCACAATCCGCCTTTGATCTGGCGGGCTCAGCAACGCTGCATCAGTCGTCTGGATGCACCGGGTCTGTTGATCGGTCTGCAGCCTGAAGCGGAATACGGAAGTGGTTCCACGGTGCTCGAACCCGGCGATGTGCTGCTGTATTACACCGATGGCGTCACCGAAGCCCCTGGGTTGACGGGTGACCGCTTCGATGAAGCGCGCTTGATCCGCAACCTCGAGACCGCCTGTCGTTCGGGTACGGGTTCGCAGGGAATCCTTGATCAGTTGTTCGGCCGTCTTGATCGCTTTGTGGGGCCGGATCGACAGCTCGAGGATGATGCCTCGATGGTGGTTCTCAAGGTTCGGGAAGGGTTGATGTTGCCATCGGTTCCACGGTCTCCGGCCTGA